One segment of Triticum aestivum cultivar Chinese Spring chromosome 2A, IWGSC CS RefSeq v2.1, whole genome shotgun sequence DNA contains the following:
- the LOC123189320 gene encoding uncharacterized protein yields MASPMVGTPIRLSSLRYAPPSPAPRGRFVAARVRASAEAMATATEKLGVRVERNPAESRLSELGVRQWPKWGCEKSKFPWTYSAKETCYLLQGKVKVYPDGEEGFVEIAAGDLVVFPKGMSCTWDVAEAVDKHYKFE; encoded by the exons ATGGCGAGCCCAATGGTGGGAACCCCAATCCGCCTCAGCAGCCTCAGATACGCCCCTCCTTCCCCAGCACCCAGGGGACGATTCGTGGCGGCGAGGGTGAGGGCGTCGGCggaggcgatggcgacggcgacggagaagCTCGGCGTCAGGGTGGAGCGCAACCCGGCCGAGTCCCGCCTCTCCGAGCTCGGCGTCCGCCAGTGGCCCAA GTGGGGGTGCGAGAAGAGCAAGTTCCCGTGGACCTACTCGGCCAAGGAGACGTGCTACCTGCTGCAGGGGAAGGTGAAGGTGTACCCGGACGGCGAGGAGGGGTTCGTGGAGATCGCGGCGGGGGACCTGGTGGTGTTCCCCAAGGGCATGAGCTGCACCTGGGACGTCGCCGAGGCCGTCGACAAGCACTACAAGTTCGAGTAG
- the LOC123185522 gene encoding uncharacterized protein, giving the protein MEGVLHKGMKFLKVCQCTSRSQQKLNPNQARAHTMAARLLFSSLLILLVGSHGAFASVEETCAKAMKGSEHKNLESFCVTTLQAAPGSASADAKGLAVIATNLTLANYTAAVATIKDLQRRGGWSDKQQAALATCRRRYIEALNVVHSAVHALATGRKQAYVAEMGAVRRSATDCDDAFGGRGGDAAAKREEAPLRKVNDDAENLTTMAMLIVITL; this is encoded by the coding sequence ATGGAAGGAGTACTACATAAAGGCATGAAATTCCTCAAGGTTTGCCAGTGCACGAGCCGAAGCCAGCAAAAACTCAATCCTAACCAAGCAAGAGCGCACACCATGGCAGCCAGGCTCCTCTTCTCCTCCCTCCTCATCCTTCTCGTTGGCTCCCACGGGGCGTTTGCCTCCGTGGAGGAGACGTGCGCGAAGGCGATGAAGGGATCGGAGCACAAGAACCTTGAGTCCTTCTGCGTGACGACGCTCCAGGCGGCGCCGGGGAGCGCCTCCGCGGACGCGAAAGGGCTGGCCGTGATCGCCACGAACCTGACGCTGGCCAACTACACGGCGGCGGTGGCCACAATCAAAGATCTGcaacggcgcgggggctggtcggACAAGCAGCAGGCCGCGCTGGCCACGTGCCGCCGGCGGTACATCGAGGCGCTGAACGTGGTGCACAGCGCCGTCCACGCGCTGGCCACCGGGCGGAAGCAGGCGTACGTGGCCGAGATGGGCGCCGTCAGGAGGTCCGCCACCGACTGCGACGACGCGTTCGGCGGACGCGGTGGCGACGCCGCGGCGAAGCGGGAGGAGGCGCCTCTGCGCAAGGTGAACGACGACGCGGAAAACCTGACCACCATGGCCATGCTGATCGTGATCACGCTGTAG